The region GAGACCCGGTCTATCTTTTCTCTTGATCTTTCTAATCTTTTGGATTCCAAAATCCAGAATAAAGAATTGAGACATTCCATTACATGAACTTCGAGATCAGGGCATGTCTCATCTGTATAAAACACAGCTCTAGTTTTGAAATTCGAAGGTGTACTATATGATGCTGGTGGTTCATGAGGGTTATTTGATTCTAATGGCCCAAAAAGAATAGCACGTGAATCATACaatgttgcactgtactttaCTTTTAAAGTCTCATGGACTCTGCACAACTCGTTTAACTCCACTTGATTGTCATATTTGCCAAAAGTAATTAATCCTAACAATCTTCTGTGAGTTTGAAAATCTCCCCAATCGTTATTTTCAACAGGATGTTCTCTAACGAATCTAGCAAGAATTTCGCGCGTTCCACCAGTAGAATCGGCCACAGAGAATCTGCTACCTGCTTTCATTATTCGTTCACATAACCTGGTAATAGTCTTTTGTTTGATTTGTGTGCCAATAGGCCTCAAAAGTAGAAGCAATGCTGCATGATCATGAGCAGTTTGCTCGTAATCAGGATGAGACATCTTGTTGTCGGGTACCGGACTCGACAAAATAACACTAATAGCCGAGCGCATTTATATCACTCACTTCCTAGTAGTACTTTACGGTACCTAGGTTTACATAGATAATAACTTTGCCTGCGGTATTACGGATATATGATAATTCTTTAATCCGACAATAATATCCCGCGTTCATCataacaatatttaatattacatttcacTTTGATAATTGTTATGTTACTACACTTGCAGGGACGACAAATAAAACACAAACTGCCATGTTTAAGGCGTATCAAATGCGCGTGCGTTATAAAATGTTtatcatatttatattacatacgTATTAGCAGAGGAAATTAGTAATCACAGAGGAACGAAAACTTGTTAAAGAACACAAAATAAGGATAACAAATAACAAAAATACAAAgaataagaaaggaaacaaagCAAAATATAGGTAAATATGTAACTTTTAATTCTAAGgagtatacattttatttaaagtTTGTACAGAATTGGCACATTGCTAAAATATAAtaggaaatattatatttttacctAAAGATTCTATGAAGATTATATCAAtagaaaaaatacatataatgaaatattacataaatgttataaaaaacAGATTAAAACTGTAATGTGCAGTTTTTATACTATGGAAATTGTTTAAATATGCACAAACATATCAAGTATAATTAAGCGTCATTGTTTAAAATACTTTCATATAACTTGAATTGTTAAAAAAAGATATGAACCTTTTGTTAAAAGAATTAACAAACATTCTTATTTAAATAACAAAGATACCCTGGACATAGTAATAAATAGTGGTTATATTccaaataataaaatgaataagCATTACATATTTGTTAGGTATTATGTAAATATGAAGAATGATTTAAATATACCTTTATATATTACCATTCTTTTATATATGATAAATAATGAAAACTTCCAACTATTCCTATTAACTTTTTAGTTAAAAAATCGAATAATAAGTATtataaagatattaattttttaaatatgatttatatctttatctttttattatatCCTTTTATATATGTGGAATATAAAATCACTACCATACCTGATTTatatatggtaattgtaatatgaAACACGTACATATATATCTCTAAAAAAATAAGATATGAAGTCAACTTTAAAATACGAATTCAAGGCTATTTTAAAAATCTGGTGTAGAATGGTCCATAAGTGTTTTCAACAAGCTGCTGTTCattctgaaaaatattatttcgataaaatatttGCAATATAGTTagacataatgttatatactaacgAAAATGTACTTTTTAATCATGTGGTCAAAAATATACGATGGAATAATCGTCAACGTGATTATATTCCCGCCTTTCCCAATCTCTTCCGTGACTTCTTTGTCTTTTAACCCTATAACATTCTAAACCATTTTGTGGAAAAGATATTATTCAAACTTATTAACTGTATTAAACACATAAATTTATTATGTCATAACAAACCTTTCCGTTAACTTCTAATATTTGATGATTTGTTAAAAGTCCATTTTTGGCAGCAGAAGAATCTTTAATTAAAGAGACTATCTTTCCGTTTCTGAACTGAAATCCAATATATTTTATCCTATCTTTGTGCATTGTTACTGTGCGTTCAAATGGTCTAAAATtgacaaaatttaataaaaaaaatagtaaaattataattttactgATTAAAAAGAATATGTAACTGACCTGTCCCTTACTATTACTTTAATGCCGTTAATGTCAGCGTTTCTGAAAATTTTGTGAACTTGTTCCATTGTATATCCAGCAACAGAAACATCATTGATACTCAAAATTTGGTCTCCAAATCGTAATCCAGCAAGTGCAGCAGGCGAATTTTGCCTTACTAGGCATACGAAAATGCCATTATCTACATTATTAACTCTCATACCAATTTTACCATCTTTATCCTTGCATAATATCAACTGTAATGATAAGATAAAAAGATTATTCCTTCTCGAGATATAAGATACTagtattttatatgtattatataacataaatatGGAAAATTACTTACTTCTCTTATACCATTTGTAACTTGTGCTCTCTGTAATCCTAAGGACTGGCCAGATAGTGGTGCAACCATACCTGCTAAAGGACCTGATGTTACAGGTGTATGTACCATCATCTGAAACATAGATTTTTTATAGTTATTTTGCTGTAAATTGTAAGTTAGTTAAAGTCCTATTATATCACTTACATTTTGTTTAACACGAGAATATTCGGGCATATTTTGTGCTATTATTTCTTCAGTAAGTTCCAAACCCATATATTCTCCTAATGAAGGATATAACATATTAGAAAGGGTATTATGCGCAGGTGCAGATGGTTCAGTTTGTTCTTGCGATATGGGTAGAACATTGTGTTGCGACTCCATTTGTAGCTGAGCCTGCAAATATGacataaattaatatacatataatatataatatgtgaaaTAATGAATAACTTTatagttaaaaatatatatagctAAAAGTTTGAACGTACCTTCATCATATGATCCACCTTCAAGTCTTCGAGAGTTGGATACAGAGACATTTTGTATAGATTTTGCTGAAAAAAAGTGtacctatataaaatatgtttttaaGGAGCAATTTGTTTATTAATTGTGAAATGAAGCAATAAACAAGgatgtaaaattatttatcgtAATTTAAAACAGTGACAGTATAAACAAAACAGAAATAGATGTATGAAATTTAAAACATagtaaatatgaaataatatatataatatcgtaATCCAGCCGACGATCATCCGCATACCAATGCGATGAATGCACTGGATATCTAAGGTATCTTACACAAATGTTTATACCTAGATACAAGTTTAAATACTACACCTCTAAAAAGATGatcgataaaatacaatacTCCTATCACGATGCACAAAGCCTCTGGTCAACGTTTCACTACTTTATGTAAAAAACACGAAATTACACGTCTTAAACGTCATGAGAGGCACTTGAAACATCATTGATAAGCCACAAGTGATGAACAAAACAACTCTCTTAGTGGGATGTGTCAACGTCGATTCCGTTAGGGCAATTTCTTTATTGGTTAACGCTGTTGTATATAACGCGCAATCGCAAGCTATTGGGTCGCCATTACCTCTACGCTCCGTCTATGTACAATCTCTATTTTAGTGACCAATAATTTTCCAAATTCTCTTGTAACCATGCCAAGGCGCatctatttaaaaatacatCCTCATATCAATAATTTCATTAATGAAGTTAAGTCAAATAGATtatacatcattttttattcttcgaaaaaAATACATTTACTAGAGTATTGATATTCCCAcacataaattttaattaacagcTACTTTGTTCTAAAAACACGCTTTATTAAGTTACAAGATATTCTACATTTCAATAATCGCATATTTTCTAAAGTAGGGATACGAAGAGATATTTTACATGATTATCAAATATTCATGATGCAATTCTGTATTGAATTATAAACCGAGATCTAAAGCGAATATGATAAAGTTTACACGggaagaatattaaaaatttatggaATTTTTAAAAAGGAGGTACAAAATTGAACGAAATGTATTTATCGGTTGGCATAGATAAGGAAGAAGTGGAAGAGCCAGAAAATTCGTAAGACGTGGCGATTGGTTTCAACTTCGTTGACAAGTTAAAGGAGGAATTGTATAAAAGTGGGGGAAAATAGAATACGGTAGGGGAACAGCGGGTTGTTGGCTAATACGTAGGTAGTATTCAATAGTGAGGCCTCCGTGCGGGCCGTGGTGAACCAACAGGTGTTCCGAACTTGGCAATCGCGGTACCGgttatctttattttctattagtGTTCATATTCACACCGGTACTCCTTTCACTGACGAATATACGTCGAATTACGTCGTGGTATATTTGGCGCGAAGAAAACATAATATGATGTCGGAGACCGTTGTGACAATGGACGGTTCCAGCAATAACGCCAGCAACAATCCTCGACAGGTGCCTACCGTAAAGACGGAACCGGTTCAACCTAACCCTCTGTTAGGCATTACGTTGAACGTGTCCTACTTCAGAACGATACCTGGTATCATTAAACTCACACAAGTGGTAAGTAAAACTTATCGATCACACTTCGGTAATTAATCTTCTTcttaaaatgcaaaatttaattaatcaaaCAGCCAGAATTAAATGTGGTTATTAATCATTAATAAAACAAGGTAGCGCTGATTGCAATCTAAAATTTTTTTCAATAATAATGATAAATGATATTTTTGAGATCTTCGCATATGATAAAAACAAACAATATTGGAGAAATTAATATGTTGTAGAATTTATCGCACCGAGTATTTCGATTTCCTTGCATTCGTGTatttttcaaacaatatgaTGGATTAAATATGTAGTCTTATGCAACTGGTTCTACACAATACATTTATGTTGATAAAAATAGAATAACACGTACTAGTAAACCTCAGACGCATGTTTGTTCCACGTTTCAAAGATATAGGTACATATCGTACACACACAAGATATAAGTACACATCGTGTTTTTCAATGTGTATTGCAAAGTAAGAACAGCTACTATGTCGCTTAGACGGAGTTTTATTTTTGCGATGTTGTTAATCCCATTGGAGTTTGGCAAACATTCATCATCGTTTTTGCTACTACGATCCTATTATCTTTTTTCACGGTATTGTTATTTTAAACACGCATCTTTTTCAGCATTGCGCAATTTCGTGTCTACTAAATACGACTTACTCTTTCGAGCATGCAGTAAAGAAATTTACTATCAtttaaaaagtaagaaaacatacgTAGTTTCGAATTTTGTTTGCACCGTAACGTTGAACCTGCAACGGCATAACTGCATAACGGTAATCTACTCACGGAACGATTAACGAACTATCATCCACTATCTTGAAAcagtaataataatttcttatGAAATCACGGCGTTAAATATTAATTCTGTTTCCATACGAAGATTAGAAAAAGAACACGGTAAGACACAATTTCCATATTTTGCAGGGGAACAGTTTTAAAATACATTACTTGGATTGTTATCATATCCATGTTATCacaattatctttttatttaattttggcACAAACGTTTTTCCGCCCTTCTCGCCACAAACATCTCTTTTGTTAAcaagattaatatattaaaagatattaaaatattgtttgtCTTAAGTTACATATACCTTTGTCTTCTACAATATTTCCTCAACTATATCACTGGATTTAAAAGATCCTTTCCGCTATTAGCTActacatattaaaatattcctttttctaaattataaaatgtcattaaaatagaaatattaataaaaacgagctgattgttttttattttccggCTGCGTAATGGATTCCTCCTCGAAATCGGCGGTACCGTTAAGTGATCAGCATCGGCAAGCATCGTTTCTCTTTGGTTCACGCACGTGCAATCAGAGACACGCCCGCTGACGTTTTCCGGTTTATATTTGCTCGTAAATAAATACGCATTGTTTTCTATCGTCGAAATAAATGAGCTAATTTATGTAGCGAGACATAAGCAAAAAAAATATACATGTGATAAATCCTGACGGTGATTTTGTAGCAGTGCGATTAGATTACTAGCAGATAGAAACCAAATATAACCAAGATATTTATTTCACGAGACTTTTGCTGTCCTCGAATCGCATTCGTCGATACAGACGGTGTATTATCGGTTGCATATTTATTTACGTGGTATGCAAAGTGTtataaattttacataattATTAGCCTGTGGATATTCATATAAATTCATACTTTTCCGAACTAAAGAAACTATGTAACTGCTAAGGAAATGCTATTTAAGCAGAAAATTTTGGTCGTCATTCGTAATAAACGCTATAGGTACTTcgagtattttatatatcttcgcATCTTTGGTGCATTCAATGAACTTTTATGAGTCTAAATCCTCTAAACAAAAGTATACATATTATTTCATCTTAACTTTCAAATACGCAATTTCAAGTTTTAAATAAacagattaaatattaaaaaaaaaatattaaaaaccgAATATATCTTCTTAAAGAGGAAGAAGCAACAAATCTACAAATATCAATGATGTGAAGGAGAAAGAGAACCGGTTTTTATTAAAGATGATGATCGTGCGTGATTGACCTAAGTCTTGGAATGATTCCCGGTCGGTGGCATAGTTTCGATGCGCTCGACACACGTCCCTACTAACTAGACACACGTTCGATGACCATACATGTTCATCCCGATGACCGGGACCATACGTGGCGTCCCACATACTCACAGTTCCATCCTACTGCCATACGTCGAGGCCGTACCAACGGTATCGGAACGATTCATTAAAAATTCATGCTGTCCTTGACTTTTTCTCGATAATTTTTCGTTCTTCTACTAACTACTTTATCGTTCATAGGATCCACGTATGCGACTCGAAtcaaatttcattgaaatttttcgTGTTTTTTAGCTCCAAGAGATTAAATTATTGCAACGAGCAATTACTATCGTTGACGAATGAATGCCCAAACCACGATGAATGATGCCAAAAACATCGTCTCTATTAATCCTGTCTAGTATTTGTGAAGTGACTTGTTATTCAAGCCAGTTGTTCCAGCCTTCGACTCTGATCATTAGCAGCGAGACGCCTTAATGTGGAATGCATTAATAAGAAATAGATAGTACAACTAACACAATATGAATGTCATTTACCGTGTCATTCACGTACGTCATATCTATTCTCGTATATGTATTATGTCTCATGTACAATGATACTCACGAACAGAATGAATCCAGCATATTTCAGGGTCGCCGATGACATAGATCCTACAACTTTTCTAAGCTGTTCAAGTCTATAGTTCTTACACGTTTCTTATGTCTCTAGTTTCTTACCTATTAATAAATTCATTACCAACAAGCTGATATCTTAGTTACATGTTTCAACTTTTTGTTCCACGTCGAGTCGTAAAGGCAGAATTTAAGAAGACTTTCAAGTAAACATAACCCCAATCGTGTCGTACAACCAATATCGTATAATCTTCGTAACAGTGAACACAATGGGAAGAAATCGGTTCATTTGAATGGTGAATTTCGGTCAGGGTGATACGTACTTAGTCGTTCAGTAATTTTCTTCGACAGAGCGTGAAAAGAAAACGCGCGAAAAAAAGTTAAACAGTAGCCGAACGGAAAACACGTGCATATGGAACAAACTGTCATCGATACTGTTGCTAACCTCGCTAAGATGAACGTTTGTTATTCTTGTCGAACGAACTACAGTAGAATCTTGATTATTCGAACTGATCACGACACACGTTGTTTGAGTAATTGAATTTTCCAGGTAATAGAATAATTCTTTTTCCACGTGatcatttatttgaaatatttctaatgtttataatattccataaatattaTCAGTCGTATTTTGTCCGCATATGTATAATTTCGGTATTATCTTTAATTTTGTGAATACATATATACGATATTATCTACTATGAAAAGATCCAATAAGGATCTCTAAATAAAAACGTCACagtttctttgaatttttattcttATCTTCAAATATTTCTCGTAAAGTATTATCTTTAAACATTCTATCAATGATCGATCGTTTTGCTAATCGTGGTCCTGATAATAACATCGTACTGCATTCCTTACATCGTGTAAGATATTATTGAGAAATTTCGAGAAATCAATAATACTCGTATTACTGGATACTTGAAAAATACTCGACAGGTAGAAACACTCGAAGGATATGAATTTTAGCTAGTTCACAGACGAACAAAACACAAGGAATTGTGCAATATCGATCACGACGACGATTACAGAGTTCTAGGTTCACGAGTGTCTATGGTGTATAAGCTGTTCACCAAGCATATCGCCTTGTGCAACAAGTTATGCAGTAAACTCGGTAAACACACGCAAATACCTACCTTATACGCAAGGACAAGCTGCGCCTCGCAGCACAGAGAAAGAGACTCGAGTGGCAAATTCAAGTCATATAAATCTTTTCTCCATGTTTGTGAAAGTATAAGCCAATTGATTAGATCACACGGTGAATCTTTATAGATATATCGAATATGGGCGTCGAtttatatttcttcttcttattgGTTTTGCGATCTTGGACGATATCTATGTGTACTTGCAATTGTGTTGCACGACCTAATCTCTTAGGTATATAACTCGTACATTACACCACGTGGGTGGATGGTTGAGTAAACGATTTACATATTTGAAGAGCAATAATAAGTAGCATTATTATTCATCTGTAATTTTTGTCTCTTCTTCGTAGAATGACGCAAACTGTGATGAAGAAAGATGTGATTTACATGGgagtataaaatatttacgtaTACAACATGGGAAAGGAAATACAAGAAATACGACGTAAGAAATAGTTAACGCGTTACAAGGAATATTTGTCGACACGCAAAATACTATTCGAGTTCTTCTATATCACACCCGTGTCAGAGTTAAATCCGTAACGTTATTTAGCGCGGTTTATATTACTaattacgcagttatttctctATAACCGGTGTGCATTTCATTATGATCGAACAAGCGCGATAGCGTACGTTGGCTCATTGAAATTACGTAATCGTTTAATAAATCGTAATGTTGCACAAATTGATTTATAGATAAACAGAGACCTGTATCGCGAACAGTAGCCTTTTAAACAGAAAAAAAGTTACAACAGCCCGTGAACTAGCGTAAATCCTGATAATTTTGAAAGTATTTGCCAATTTAAACGAGTGGAACGAACACGAGGCGTATCGATCTACGCGAATCGATCGACGTTTCTTTTTCATATAAGTCACAGTTTCCGGTGCCATTTATTGCCAAGAATGAAAAGCATAATTATTCGTTGCTCGGAAGTTACGAGTCCAAGTCGTTCGTCTCCGATTGTAAAAGTATTATTTCTGGAACCTTAAGATAAAGCGGAGAACTTGTTAGAGTCATCACTGTTTTAAGAAGTATACGTCAtttccctgacagaattatacTAAAGTTTAGCGCTATAGTTTTAGAAATGACGCGCGAAACAAGCCGATAAATGATATGACTGTAGTTTTAACATCGTTGTTCCCTTACACAATAATATCCCAACTTTAACAAGTAATGTCTATTAATAAACTGATAAGTTACGCGTTGTTTTCTAGCGATGACTCGAATCGGATGACTtgtaagaattaataaaatttacttttaaaaTTTCCTTTACTTTATTGCCAAATTCGTTACTGTTATCCAAGAGAATTTATCAATACCAATCACTGTCCTTTCGAACTCATCTAACATGTGATTTATCGTCATAATTTAAATCCTGAACTAGAAAACACCCTGTTTTACATAACTCTGTTTCACATAATGATGCTTTTCTCAGGATTTCTTCTTAATTTCGATTAATTGATCGTGACGCGACGAATAAAAAATCTAGCTTTGTAAACTGTTAGTCCAAACTGTAGGTAGTAGCCATTTACTAATCGTACACGAATAGCGCATGTGTGTCGTAAGGTTTCTCCTCGAGTTATATCTTATCTGCTATTTCGAAGTACTGACTTAGCATTTCGATTAATTATCTGGACTTTAAGTAAGCGGTTTCCTACATGCACGAATGACAATCACGTTACACATACGTCTGCAAATGAATGCCTCCGAATTGCTGAGAAAtttttacacacacacacacgcgcgtatacgttttttatttacaaatatcTTTTATCACGTTAATTGAGTTTATTGTGCTATTTCCGCCGTAAACACTTTTTCCACTTATTTGATAAACTCGTCTGACACTTAGCGATAGTAGCCAATAACCTAATTCATGTATTATTTCAGTAATTCGCGTCCTCATTCATCACCATTGACTCGACGATGAAAACTTCGAATTTAGTAGAACACTTGTTGCTAAGTTTAGAAGAGCATTCGCTTCCACGAAAATTTTCTTCGTTACACATCCGCCCGCCTTCTCTGTATGTTTCATTCAAGTCAAATTTGTTGCACGTTTTTACGGCAATTAAGTTTTCGGGCCAATTAAGCTTGTCGAATGTTAAGAGACTCCTGAAGCTTCAACGAAATATGGAAAAGCCTCGTACGAAACCGTTACAAGTCCTTACGTTTGCCGATACGTTGCAAAAGCGAAAACTATTCGTTATCGGAATGCAGCGGCAAATGTGTGCGCCGTCAATGCGATGATGTCATGTTTCAGTTCCCTGCTCATCAATTGCATATCTACTACATAGTTTAAGTGAATGGGGCTAGAGCGGTTCgctatcatttttattacgacCATTAatgttatgtatgtatattaaaagTGGCGCATTAATGCTCGTAGATCGTTCCCCCAATGAATAATGCAGATGCCTGACCTATATTTCCTAACAGCTAGTTATCCTCTTTTAAAGTTATTTTAGGAATCGTCGTTATTTCGTTTCAAAAACATCATACCGATATTAAAGAATAGAAATTAGATAAA is a window of Bombus affinis isolate iyBomAffi1 chromosome 12, iyBomAffi1.2, whole genome shotgun sequence DNA encoding:
- the LOC126922723 gene encoding syntenin-1-like, coding for MSLYPTLEDLKVDHMMKAQLQMESQHNVLPISQEQTEPSAPAHNTLSNMLYPSLGEYMGLELTEEIIAQNMPEYSRVKQNMMVHTPVTSGPLAGMVAPLSGQSLGLQRAQVTNGIRELILCKDKDGKIGMRVNNVDNGIFVCLVRQNSPAALAGLRFGDQILSINDVSVAGYTMEQVHKIFRNADINGIKVIVRDRPFERTVTMHKDRIKYIGFQFRNGKIVSLIKDSSAAKNGLLTNHQILEVNGKNVIGLKDKEVTEEIGKGGNIITLTIIPSYIFDHMIKKMNSSLLKTLMDHSTPDF